A portion of the Borreliella valaisiana VS116 genome contains these proteins:
- a CDS encoding chromosome replication/partitioning protein translates to MKLNKKIEIIKRIEINEDETKKTRESRYLKLKEKLKILIKEEFYNKIETARILKEINDNKYYVIDKYKSFIHFIKDYNMAKTTVYRYMKLAIGIDSGKINYELILKKGINYATQILENNKIIDTSKSIPNKSIQLKIEDEKSFNFYKSNTKFVSFLLKELYYNNQKLIKNIKNKYENLKK, encoded by the coding sequence ATGAAACTAAACAAAAAGATAGAAATTATTAAAAGAATTGAAATCAACGAAGATGAAACTAAAAAAACCAGAGAATCTAGATACTTAAAATTAAAAGAAAAACTGAAAATTTTAATAAAAGAAGAATTTTATAATAAAATTGAAACAGCTCGAATTTTAAAAGAAATTAACGATAATAAATATTACGTCATAGACAAATATAAAAGCTTTATCCATTTCATAAAAGATTACAATATGGCAAAAACTACCGTTTATAGATATATGAAATTAGCAATAGGAATCGACAGTGGTAAAATCAATTATGAACTGATTTTGAAAAAAGGAATAAATTATGCCACACAAATTTTAGAAAATAACAAAATTATAGATACCTCAAAAAGTATACCAAATAAATCCATTCAGCTAAAAATTGAAGACGAGAAAAGTTTTAATTTCTATAAATCAAATACCAAATTTGTTAGTTTTTTACTAAAAGAATTATATTATAACAATCAAAAATTAATTAAAAACATTAAAAATAAATATGAAAATTTAAAAAAATAA